DNA from Roseomonas gilardii subsp. gilardii:
CGCCAGCCTGTCCCCCAGGGCCCGGACCAGCCGCGTCACGGTGTCCGGATGGAAATAGATCAGCACGTTGCGGCACAGGATGAGGTCGAAGCCACTCAGGTTCAGCGGCGCGGCGGGGTCCAGCAGGGAAAGGAGGTTGTGCCGCTCGAACCGCACCAGGGCGCGGAACGGCGGCCGCAGCTGCCAGCTCCGCCCGGAAGGGTCGGGCGCGAAGTCCTGCGCCCTTTCCCCGGCCGCTAGGCTGCGCAGCGCCCAGGCGCTGAAGCGGGCCTCCCGGGCCGTGGCCAGGAAGGATTCGTTGATGTCGGTACCCAGGATGCGGCAGCGCCAGCCGCCGATCTCCTTCCCGAGCAGGCGGTGCAGCAGGATCGCGATGGAATAGGGCTCCGCGCCGGTGGCGCAGCCGGCACTCCAGATCCGCAACTGCCGCGTCGCGCGGTTGCGCCGGATCAGCTCGGGCAGGATCCGTTCCTGCAACGCGGCGAACTGTTCCGCATAGCGGAAGAAAAAGGTCTCCCCGATGGTGATCTCGGCTTCCAGCGCCGACCATTCGGCCTCCCCACCCAGGGGGTCGTCCAGGCGGCGGAGATAGGTCTCGCTGGAGGGCGAGGCCGTGGCGCGCATCCGGCGCAGCAGGCGTTCCCAGAGAAGTTCGTTCTTGTCCTGGTAGTAGAAATGCCCCGTGCGCTGGATGATGCGGCCCTTGAGCTCAAGGAAGGCCGCGTCCGGCAGCAGCGTCGGCACGCCGGGGCGGCCGTTCATGACGGCGCGGCCCATTCCTCCAGGCGGCGCCGGGCCTGCGCTTCCAGCTCCGCCAGGGTGGCGCGCTCGCGCTCCATCAGCAGCCGCTCCGGCGCCAGGAGGCGGGCGAAGCCGTCGGGCAACGCGACCTCGGCCTCGGCACAGCCGTTCAGGCTCTGCTCCGCCGGCACTGCCTGCAGCCATTGCCGCGGCACCCGCACCACGTCCAGCACCCGGTCCACCAGCAGCGCGAGGCGATCCCGCCCCTCGCCGAGCAGGATCAGGTGGCGGTAGATGCCGGCCGCGGGGCTCTCCTCCGCCCGGATCTCCGCCTCCGGCTCCAGCAGGCGCGACAGGCGAAGCACGGCCACCGCCTCGCCCCCCAGGTTCAGGAAGCCAGCCAGGAGCCGTGGCAGGCCGGGCGGAGCCCAGAGGCGCGGCAGGGGCAGAAGCTCCCCGACCGCCTCCCGGCGCAGGGCCAGCCGCGTTTCCCCCACGGCGAAGAGCACCAGCTGCTCGGTCCGGGCAAGGGACAGGTTCGGATCGGACAGGGAGGCGACCAAGGAAGGAAAAGGCTCCGCAGCAAGGCTGGCAGGTGGCGGATCGGCGCAGACCAGGGATCAGGCCAGCATGCCACAGACGGCCCGATGCATCCAAGGAGCCATCAGGAATCGCATTTCGTAAAATAAATTCAGCCAATGGCTGAAGATACGGGATGGAATATGCCCCCCGGGGGCGGCGGGAACCACCAGCGCCCAGGGGCTTCCCGCTCCGTTACGAGGCTCTGGCCGTCCGGCGCAGTGATCCGGGCTGGAGGGCTATCTGGCGAAGCTCCGGCGCGGCGGAGGCTATGAGTTCGGCCTTTCGATCGAGGCCAGCCGCGTGCTGGTGGGCATGGCGCTGAGTGCCTTCCACCACGAGGTGCTGACGGGGTAGAGGGCGGAGGTCCCGGAAGCGGAACTGCAAGGCCGGATCGACCGCGCGGTGCGGATCTTCCTGAAGGGAAGCCGGGCGGAGGCGCCGCGACGCGGTTGACTGCACCCCGGCTTCCGATAAACCGCCTGCGTCCGGTGGGCTGACCCACGGGGGAGCATCATGGCCCTCCCAGGTGCCTTCCACGTCTTCGCGGGCGTGGTGGAATGGTAGACACAGACGACTTAAAATCGTTAGCCTTCAATGGCTTGCCGGTTCGAGTCCGGCCGCCCGCATCCTCTTGGCACAGGGCGTAGCGACCGGGCTCTCCCGACCGGTTCGCCTCACACCGCGCCGGGTCCGTGCCCTTCCTCTCCGGGGCGGCTCCAGTGGAACATCAACTCGTGCTTGTTGTAGACGCCGTGGGTCAGGCGGGCGCCGGGGATGGCGGCGAATTCGGCCGCCGTGTCATGGTCCGTGCTGCCCTGGAACTTGATGGTGCAGAGCATGTGCCGCGCCTTGCCGGCCTCGATCCAGCGCCGCACCAGTCCCAGCAGCCGGGCCGGATAGCAGATCACGTCGCTCAGCAGCCAGTCCACCTCCGGATGCGTGCGCGGGTCCAGGCCGAAGGCGCTTTCCTGGCGCACGGAGACGCCGGGCATGGCGGCCACGCGCGGGTCGAGCGGGGCCTTGTCCACCGCCACCACGCGTGCGCCCAGTTTCGCCAGCGCCCAGGTCCAGCCACCGGGACAGGCGCCGAGGTCGAGGCAGGAATCGCCCGGCCCGGGCCAGTGGCGGGCCGCCAGGAAGGCTTCCCAGAGCTTCAGATAGGCGCGGCTGGGCGGCCCCTCGTGGTCCTCCACCAGCACCGGCGCGCCGGTGGGATAGGGGCTGGTCTTTTCCGGGCTGGCCAGCATCAGCTCCGGGCGCAGCAGCGTCCATCCGCCCAGCGGCGCGGTGGGGACGGGGGCGGGAAAGGCCACGGGCCTCGCCTTGACCGGAGGCAGCGCCGCCTCGATCAGCGCGGCGCGGCGATGGTTCCCCGTGGAACACAGGGCCCAGTTGCGCTGGATGGCGCGCAGCGCGCTGGCCGCCCCCTTGATCGAGGGGACCGGCAGGAGGCGGGGCGCCGTCCAGACATCCAGCGCCCAGGGACACGTCACCGCCGCATCGGGCGAAAGCGCCAGTTCCCCCTGCCAGCCCGACAGGCGGACACCAGCCCGGCGCAGCGTTTCCGTCAGGTCCGCCTCGAAGCCCGGATGCGCGCGGTACACGGCCCGGACCCCGGCATGGCTCTCGGGCGGCAGAGCGGGATCGGCCGGTGCACCCGCTGGAACGGGAGGTGACGGGGCGCGGGAGAAGGTCATGAGGGGGCCATTAGCCCGGCGGGCCGCCGCCGTCAGCCCGCCAGATCGGTCCGCCGGCAGAACCCGCCGCAAGCCCGGCGGGCGAGGCAGGAGAAGGTCAGGGACGCCATCGCGCGCGAAGTGCCGCGGCCCGGAGCAACCGCGCGGCCGTCCTGCTCGTTCTGCTCCCGGTCCGGCAACGCGCTCCCATCGCCCGGACCGGGGGCAGAACGAGGTTTCGGTGACATGCTGCGCAGGATCTGGGCTCTGATCACGGATACGGTAAGCGGCTACATCGCCGATTCCTGCCTCAGCCGCGGCGCCTCCATCGCCTACTACACCATCTTCTCCGTGGCGCCGCTGATGATCATCGCCACCGCCATCGCCGGCTTCTTCTTCGGCGAGGAAGCGGTGCGCGGCGCCCTGGACGACCAGTTGCGCGGTCTGGTCGGGGAGCAGGGCGCCGCCACCATCCAGGACATGGTCAAGGGTGCCAGCGACAGCACCAGCGGCACCATCGCCACCGTGGTCGGCCTCGTGACCCTGCTGCTGACCGCCAGCGGCGTGTTCGGGGAGCTCCAGGGCGCGCTCAACGCCATCTGGAAGGTCGAGCCGGATGCCGACGAGGACACCACCGAGACCGTCAGCCGCCTGGTGCGCGCCAAGGCCGCCAGCATGGGCCTGGTCGCCGCCACCGGATTCATCCTGCTGGTCTCGCTGGCGGTCAGCGCCGGCATCTCCGTGCTCAGCACCTGGCTGCAGGGCCGGCTGCCCGAGGTCACGCTGCTGATGTCGCTGATGAACTTCGTGATCTCGCTGGGGATCATCACGCTGCTGTTCGGCGCCATGTACAAGATCCTGCCGGATCGCCGCCTGCCCTGGCGCGATGTGGCGATCGGTGCCTTCACGACCGCGCTGCTCTTCACGATCGGCAAGTCGCTGATCGGCTGGTACCTGGGCAGCAGCAACATGGCGACGACCTATGGCGCGGCCAGTTCCGTGATGATCGTGCTCCTCTGGGTCTATTACTCCTCCCAGATCTTCCTGCTGGGGGCCGAGTTCACCCGTGCCTATGCCGGGCTGGAAGGCAGCCAGCAGCATGCTCCCGTGCCGGCCGATCCGAAGGCGGCGGGGCGGAAGATCGCGGCTCCGGCGCCCGCTTCGAGCGTCGTCCAGCCGGCCCCGCTGGTCACGCGGGAAGGCGCCTTGTGGCGCGTGGCGGGCGTGCTGGGCGTCACCCTGGCGGCCGGACGCGAGATCCGGCACGGGCGCCGCCCCTGGCTGGGCCTGTTCCGCCGCTCGGCGGGCGGCTAGGGGCGCCCTTCCTGCATTCCTGCCTGTCGTGCTTTTGGCCTGGGGAAAGGCGGCGCCTCTCCCCGGGGCCAGTCATCCGGGGGCCGGTTCGGGGGCCGGTCAGATCAATGCCGGCAGCAGGGCCGAACCGATCAGGGCCACGACGGCCGGGGCGATCACCAGGCGCGGGGCATAGGACAGCAGCAGCGCCAGCATCAGCGCGGCCGCGGTCAGAAGGCCGGTCCAGAGCGTGATGCCGGGCCCGGCCCCGTGGGCGAGCGATACCGGCAGGAGCGATGCCGCCAGCAGCAGCCATCCACCCCAGGCAAGGCCGTGCCGCCGGCGTGGCGGGATCCGCCGCACCCCGAAGACCTGCTCATGATGGCGCTCCATCGCGAGGCAGAGCCCGGCAAAGCCGGCATAGGCTAAAGCGAAGCTCAGGGGGACAAAGCTCAGCCCGGTCACGATCCGGCCTCCGCCGGGAGGGCTTCCGCCGTGGGGCGACGCTGCGCGGCCCGTCGCCGTGGGGGCGTGGCCTGGTGCCGTGCCACCTTCCAGGCGATGGCGCCCAGGCCCAGGCCGAGCGCCAACAGGCCGAGGTCGAACCAGACGCGCACCCAGTCCCCCGCCGCCAGGGTCTCGGTCAGGGGGCGTTGCCCCAGCAGCAGGTTCCCAACCGGCAGGGCGGCGAAGAGCAGGGCCGCGAGGGTGAACTGCTCCACCCAGCCCCGCCGCCCACGCCGCAGCAGCGGATGCAGGCAGCAGGCGCCCCAGGCGAGGAAGAAGGCATGGATCTCCCACTCGGCACGCCCGGCCATGTCGGCCGGCAGCAGCCGGTTGGCCCAGAAGTAGGCCGCCATGGCCACGGGCAGGCCGCCGATGGCCGCGAGGTTCAGATGCTCGACCAGCCGCGTGCCGAAGCCCGGCTTGCCCTTCTTCGCGGCCTGCTGCCGCTGCTTGACCGCCCAGAGCAGGCAGCCCGTGGCCACCATCGTCGTACCGGCGAGGCCGGACAGGATGAACAGGCCGCGCAGCAGGGGGCCCGCGAAACGGCCGAGATGCAGGCCATACATCACGCCGCGTGTTTCCATCACGGCGCCGGACTGGTCCTGGACGGAGATCAGCTTGCCGGTCGCGCCCTCGAAGAGCAGGCTCTGCATGGCGGTGGAGATGCGGTCGGCATCCCGCCGGACGAGCTGGATCGTGGCGCTGGCGTCGCCGGCATTGCTCACCGTGATGCGCCCCACCTCCCCGCCCTGCCAGCGCTGCCCGGCCTGTTCCAGCAGGGGCGCCAGCGGCACGAGGGGCGCTGCCTGCCCGGATGGCCGGAGCGCGGGCGGGTTGCCGAAGAGTTCGGCGTTGAAGGCGTTGCGGCCCTCGGGATAGGTGCGGTCGATGCCCCAGGGCATGAGCATCAGCATGAAGATCACCAGGCCCGTGTAGGTGATCATCAGATGGAAGGGCAGCGCGAGCACGGCGCCGAGATTGTGCGCGTCGAGCCAGGAACGATGGCCCTTGCCGGGGCGGAAGGTGAAGAAGTCGGCGAAGATGCGGCGATGGGTGATGACCCCGCTGACGATGGCCACCAGCATGAACAGCGTGCAGAAGCAGATGATCCATCGTCCCCACAGCACGCCGATGTAGTGCAGCTCGAAATGGAAGCGGTAGAAGAAGTCGCCGCCCATGGTCTTCCGCATCTCGACCGGCTGCCCGGTGGCCGGATCGAGGAGCTCGCTCTGGAAGCCGCGGCCGGAGGCCGCCGGGGCCCGCCAGAAGACGCGGGTCACGCCTTCCCGCGCATCGGGCAGCGTGATGAACCAAGCGGGCGAGCGGGGCGCCTTGGCCTCCAGATAGGCCACGGCGGCGATGGCCGCGTCCGGGGCGCTGGTGCTGGAACGCGCGATCTCAGGCCGCATCCAGTAGGAGATCTCGGGCCGCAGATAGGCGGCCGTGCCGGTCAGGAAGACAGCGAACAGGACCCACCCGACCAGCAGGCCCGACCAGGTGTGCAGCCAGGCCATGCACTGGCGGAATCCCTCCTTCACGGCGCATTCCCCTGAAGCAGGAGCAGCCCCAGCAGCGGGGCCGCCACGATGGCGAGGCCGGTCCAGGCCCGCAGGGCCGAGCGCGCGGCGAAGACCCATACGACCGCTCCGGCATACACGGCGAAGCTTCCCATCATCCCCGCCAGCACCGCATCCATGCGTGCCATGGGCAGCATGGCCACGGTGGTGGCGAAGAGGGCGGACAGGGCGTAGCCGCCGGGCAGGGCCGCCAGGACGCGCAGGAGGATATCCAGCCTGCGGCGCCCCTCCGGCCCCATCCCCCGGACGGGCCGCAGCCAGGAGGCGGACAGAAGGGTTCCGCCCTGCCGCATCGCTGCCATGGTCAGAAACGGTACCGGATGGAGCCGGTGACCGTGCGGCCATAGCCGTACCAGCACCAGGCATAGCCATAGCAGCTCGCGACATAGCGCGTGTCGGCGAGGTTGCTGATGTTCACCGCTGCCTGCATGCCCTTCAGCTCCTGCATCGCCTGGCCCAGATCGTAGCGCAGGGCGGCGTCGAACAGCGTCACGCCCTTCACCTTGAAGGTGTTGGCGTCATCGCCCCAGCTCGGGCCGAGGTAGCGCACGCCGCCGCCGAGCCCGAGCCCGGACAGGAAGCCGCTTTCCGCCGGCACGGTGTAGTCGAGCCAGGCCGAGGCGGTGTGCTTCGGCTGCGCATAGGGCACCTTGCCCTGCAGGCTCACCACCGGCCCGGTCGAGCCCGGCACCGCCGGATAGATGCCGTAGTCCCGGCGCGTCGTGGTGTTGCTCTTGGTGTATTCGATGTCGAGATAGGCATAGGCGGCGGTGAAGCTCAGCCCGTTCCTCAGCTCGCCCTTGGCCTCCAGCTCGACGCCGCGCGAGCGCGTCTCGCCCGCCTGCACGCTGTAGTTCGGGTTGACGGGATCGGTGGTCAGCACGTTCTGCCGCAGCAGGTCATAGACCGCGGCGCTGAACAGCAGACCGCTGCCCGGCGGCGCATAGCGCAGACCGGCCTCGTACTGGCGGGAGGAGATGGGCTCGAAGGGCCGCAGGAGGCGGTCCGTGCCGCTCGTCGGCTCGAAGCTCTCCGTGTAGCTGACATAGGGCGCGAGGCCGTTGTCGAAGAGGTACACGGCCCCGGCGCGGCCGGTCCAGGCGTCGTTGGTCTGGCGCGGGTTGCTGGTCAGCCGGCCCGTCGCCACCGAACGGTTCTCGGTGGTGGAATCGTACCAGTCGCGCCGCCCGCCGAGCAGGACGACCAGCTTGCCGAGCTTCAGCTGGTCCTGGAGATAGATGCCGCTCTGGTTGGTGCGCTGGCTGGCATAGGTGCTGAAGCCCGGCCAGACCGTGTTCTGCCCGCTGTAGATCGGGTCGAACAGGCTCTGCCGCCGGATCGTCGCCCCCGCTGGCGTGTTGTAGAGGGCGGAGCCGGTATAGGTGTCCTGCAGGATGCGCGTGTAGTCATAGCCGGCGAGGACCGTGTGCTGCACCGGCCCCGTGTCGAAATTCGCCTGGATCTGGTTGTCGATGTTGAAGACGTCGAAATCCGCGTCCGTGCCGTAGACCGAGCGGACCGTCTGCGTCATGTCCGGCGTCACCGCCGAGCCGTAGAGGCTGCGGTACTCGCCCTTCGTGTGCATGTAGCGGAAGTTCTGCCGCATCGTGAACACGTCGTCGATCCGGCGTTCCGCCAGATAGCCGATCTGGTAGTGCTCGCGGTTCAGCCGCTCGAAATCCGGGTCGCCGTCATAGTAGCGCATGCGGATGCGCCCGTTCGGGTTGGGCAGTGCCGAGCCCCAGGCGGGCACGCCGCCATAGGAACCGCCCTCCGGGTCGCGCTGGTAATGGCCGAGCAGCGTGATCCGTGTGTCGGCATCCGGGCGCCAGGTGAGCGAAGGGGTGAAGAAGTAGCGCCGCACCCGCGTCTCGTCGAGTTCGCCGTCGCCCTCGGCATAGGAGCCGATGAAGCGTCCGAGCCATTCCCCCCGCTCGTCCAGCCTGCCGCTGACATCGCCGGCGAAGCGGACATAGTCGCGCGTGCCCGCCTGCAGCAGCACCTCCCTGATGCGCTCCTCGGTAGGCCGCTTGCTGATGGCGTTGATCAGCCCGCCGGGCGGCGTGCTGCCGAACAGCACCGAGGCCGGGCCGCGCAGCACGTCGATCCGTTCCAGGCGATAGGTGTCGAGGCTGGGATTCGCATCCCGCCCGCCGGCCAGGCGCAGGCCGTCCAGGAACTGCGTCGGGGAGTAGCCGCGAATCGTCATCTGGTCGAGCCGCACGGCCGCCGAGCCGCGCGTCTCCGGCACCACTCCCGCAGTGTAGCGCAGCGCCTGGTTCATGTTCTGCGCATCGCGCGCCCGGATCTCGTCGGCGGTGATCACGGAGATCGACTGCGGCGTCTCGATGATCGGCGTGTCCGTCTTGGTGCCGGAGGCACTGACCCCGGCCACGAAGCCGCGCACCGGGCTGGAGCCGGTCTCCGTCCGGCCTTGCACGGTAACCTCCGGCAACGTCACGGCAGAGCCGCCGGCGCTTTCGGTTTCTTGCGCCTGCGCAAGGTTCACGGGAATGGCGACGGCGGCCAGCAGGACGAGCGGAGAGACGCTGCTGCCTTTGCGGCAGAGCGTGATGGAGCGGCGAGGCACTGAAACTTCCCCAGCTATGCAACAATGATTATCATTCTCACATAACACGTATGTCACTTCTG
Protein-coding regions in this window:
- a CDS encoding SAM-dependent methyltransferase, translating into MTFSRAPSPPVPAGAPADPALPPESHAGVRAVYRAHPGFEADLTETLRRAGVRLSGWQGELALSPDAAVTCPWALDVWTAPRLLPVPSIKGAASALRAIQRNWALCSTGNHRRAALIEAALPPVKARPVAFPAPVPTAPLGGWTLLRPELMLASPEKTSPYPTGAPVLVEDHEGPPSRAYLKLWEAFLAARHWPGPGDSCLDLGACPGGWTWALAKLGARVVAVDKAPLDPRVAAMPGVSVRQESAFGLDPRTHPEVDWLLSDVICYPARLLGLVRRWIEAGKARHMLCTIKFQGSTDHDTAAEFAAIPGARLTHGVYNKHELMFHWSRPGEEGHGPGAV
- a CDS encoding YihY/virulence factor BrkB family protein encodes the protein MLRRIWALITDTVSGYIADSCLSRGASIAYYTIFSVAPLMIIATAIAGFFFGEEAVRGALDDQLRGLVGEQGAATIQDMVKGASDSTSGTIATVVGLVTLLLTASGVFGELQGALNAIWKVEPDADEDTTETVSRLVRAKAASMGLVAATGFILLVSLAVSAGISVLSTWLQGRLPEVTLLMSLMNFVISLGIITLLFGAMYKILPDRRLPWRDVAIGAFTTALLFTIGKSLIGWYLGSSNMATTYGAASSVMIVLLWVYYSSQIFLLGAEFTRAYAGLEGSQQHAPVPADPKAAGRKIAAPAPASSVVQPAPLVTREGALWRVAGVLGVTLAAGREIRHGRRPWLGLFRRSAGG
- a CDS encoding TonB-dependent siderophore receptor — encoded protein: MPRRSITLCRKGSSVSPLVLLAAVAIPVNLAQAQETESAGGSAVTLPEVTVQGRTETGSSPVRGFVAGVSASGTKTDTPIIETPQSISVITADEIRARDAQNMNQALRYTAGVVPETRGSAAVRLDQMTIRGYSPTQFLDGLRLAGGRDANPSLDTYRLERIDVLRGPASVLFGSTPPGGLINAISKRPTEERIREVLLQAGTRDYVRFAGDVSGRLDERGEWLGRFIGSYAEGDGELDETRVRRYFFTPSLTWRPDADTRITLLGHYQRDPEGGSYGGVPAWGSALPNPNGRIRMRYYDGDPDFERLNREHYQIGYLAERRIDDVFTMRQNFRYMHTKGEYRSLYGSAVTPDMTQTVRSVYGTDADFDVFNIDNQIQANFDTGPVQHTVLAGYDYTRILQDTYTGSALYNTPAGATIRRQSLFDPIYSGQNTVWPGFSTYASQRTNQSGIYLQDQLKLGKLVVLLGGRRDWYDSTTENRSVATGRLTSNPRQTNDAWTGRAGAVYLFDNGLAPYVSYTESFEPTSGTDRLLRPFEPISSRQYEAGLRYAPPGSGLLFSAAVYDLLRQNVLTTDPVNPNYSVQAGETRSRGVELEAKGELRNGLSFTAAYAYLDIEYTKSNTTTRRDYGIYPAVPGSTGPVVSLQGKVPYAQPKHTASAWLDYTVPAESGFLSGLGLGGGVRYLGPSWGDDANTFKVKGVTLFDAALRYDLGQAMQELKGMQAAVNISNLADTRYVASCYGYAWCWYGYGRTVTGSIRYRF
- a CDS encoding chemotaxis protein CheW, which encodes MVASLSDPNLSLARTEQLVLFAVGETRLALRREAVGELLPLPRLWAPPGLPRLLAGFLNLGGEAVAVLRLSRLLEPEAEIRAEESPAAGIYRHLILLGEGRDRLALLVDRVLDVVRVPRQWLQAVPAEQSLNGCAEAEVALPDGFARLLAPERLLMERERATLAELEAQARRRLEEWAAPS
- a CDS encoding PepSY-associated TM helix domain-containing protein, which encodes MKEGFRQCMAWLHTWSGLLVGWVLFAVFLTGTAAYLRPEISYWMRPEIARSSTSAPDAAIAAVAYLEAKAPRSPAWFITLPDAREGVTRVFWRAPAASGRGFQSELLDPATGQPVEMRKTMGGDFFYRFHFELHYIGVLWGRWIICFCTLFMLVAIVSGVITHRRIFADFFTFRPGKGHRSWLDAHNLGAVLALPFHLMITYTGLVIFMLMLMPWGIDRTYPEGRNAFNAELFGNPPALRPSGQAAPLVPLAPLLEQAGQRWQGGEVGRITVSNAGDASATIQLVRRDADRISTAMQSLLFEGATGKLISVQDQSGAVMETRGVMYGLHLGRFAGPLLRGLFILSGLAGTTMVATGCLLWAVKQRQQAAKKGKPGFGTRLVEHLNLAAIGGLPVAMAAYFWANRLLPADMAGRAEWEIHAFFLAWGACCLHPLLRRGRRGWVEQFTLAALLFAALPVGNLLLGQRPLTETLAAGDWVRVWFDLGLLALGLGLGAIAWKVARHQATPPRRRAAQRRPTAEALPAEAGS
- a CDS encoding DUF3649 domain-containing protein encodes the protein MAAMRQGGTLLSASWLRPVRGMGPEGRRRLDILLRVLAALPGGYALSALFATTVAMLPMARMDAVLAGMMGSFAVYAGAVVWVFAARSALRAWTGLAIVAAPLLGLLLLQGNAP
- a CDS encoding DUF3325 domain-containing protein — translated: MTGLSFVPLSFALAYAGFAGLCLAMERHHEQVFGVRRIPPRRRHGLAWGGWLLLAASLLPVSLAHGAGPGITLWTGLLTAAALMLALLLSYAPRLVIAPAVVALIGSALLPALI